From a single Couchioplanes caeruleus genomic region:
- a CDS encoding glycosyltransferase family 2 protein: MIGSHPAEAPPRHAVPRPRTAPRATGEGTRRFRPQRRLQVVAIVPAYNEADAIADTIASLRRQTQPPDQIVVVPNNCTDDTADVAAAHGAYVIPYPGHNPDKKAGAINYALDRLEPYLDDPWDWAILVMDADTTLSPEFVSIAARHLTAGVGGVGGTFTGRECRTVLGYLQRMEYHRYGQVAKRMGGRAHVLTGTGTLFSYGALLDVRHQRRTGTLLPEGRQFYDTHSLTEDNELTLALQACGYQVLSPQGMTATTDVMETVPKLIGQRERWYLGAMRNIVQYGRLMPFHMRWTYWRQQAGLLLSAAVAAIYLIALAVSLIVFGDVDFRWYWALPSVILLAERVWSVWAMGWRARLYAATFVPEQLYTLLLTYIYAKALAAFVRGDKGGWAAT, encoded by the coding sequence ATGATCGGCAGCCATCCGGCCGAAGCACCGCCGCGCCATGCCGTACCCCGGCCTCGCACCGCGCCCCGAGCCACGGGCGAGGGGACCAGGCGGTTCCGGCCCCAGCGGCGGCTCCAGGTCGTCGCGATCGTCCCGGCCTACAACGAAGCCGACGCCATCGCCGACACCATCGCGTCCCTGCGCCGGCAGACCCAGCCCCCGGACCAGATCGTCGTCGTGCCCAACAACTGCACCGACGACACCGCCGACGTCGCGGCCGCGCACGGCGCCTACGTGATCCCGTACCCGGGCCACAACCCCGACAAGAAGGCCGGCGCGATCAACTACGCGCTGGACCGGCTCGAGCCGTACCTCGACGACCCGTGGGACTGGGCGATCCTGGTCATGGACGCCGACACGACCCTGTCCCCGGAATTCGTGAGCATCGCCGCACGGCACCTCACGGCCGGCGTGGGCGGGGTCGGCGGCACCTTCACCGGGCGCGAATGCCGCACCGTGCTCGGTTACCTGCAGCGCATGGAATACCACCGCTACGGCCAGGTCGCGAAACGCATGGGCGGCCGGGCGCACGTGCTCACCGGCACCGGCACCCTCTTCTCGTACGGGGCCCTGCTCGACGTCCGGCACCAACGCCGTACCGGCACCCTGCTCCCCGAGGGCCGGCAGTTCTACGACACGCATTCCCTGACCGAGGACAACGAACTCACCCTCGCCCTGCAGGCATGCGGATACCAGGTGCTCTCCCCGCAGGGCATGACGGCCACGACCGACGTCATGGAAACCGTCCCCAAGCTCATCGGACAACGGGAACGCTGGTACCTCGGGGCCATGCGAAACATCGTCCAGTACGGCCGCCTGATGCCCTTCCACATGCGCTGGACGTACTGGCGCCAACAGGCAGGCCTCCTCCTCTCGGCCGCCGTCGCCGCCATCTACCTGATCGCGCTCGCGGTCTCCCTCATCGTCTTCGGCGACGTCGACTTCCGCTGGTACTGGGCCCTGCCCTCGGTCATCCTCCTGGCCGAACGGGTGTGGTCGGTCTGGGCCATGGGCTGGCGCGCCCGCCTGTACGCGGCGACCTTCGTCCCGGAACAGCTCTACACCCTCCTGCTGACCTACATCTACGCCAAAGCCCTCGCTGCATTCGTACGCGGCGACAAGGGCGGCTGGGCCGCCACCTGA
- a CDS encoding YihY/virulence factor BrkB family protein, whose product MTGRRFVGWVTGAWARLRRRVGWLDHVVRAGVRYDEADGGRLAAAVTYYAFFAAFSLGLLAFAIFGFVLDNQVVLGSVERYVAENLPQVDVQTLRNARGTAGVIAFIGLPVTGWFWVDVLRSSIRRMWRLPEYPGKLVVRILIDLLVLAGLGVLLAASLSLAYLTSVVANRLIDAAHADATPSRWILGAIGVVLAVGVNMVLAAAMLTGLPRVRMPWRRVLGPALLVAVGLELLKTLGRIYVERTEANPTYQLVAGSVGLLVFLNAVNQMVLFAAALTATSTNGRPADLAGSR is encoded by the coding sequence GTGACGGGTCGGCGGTTCGTGGGGTGGGTGACGGGGGCCTGGGCCCGGCTCCGTCGCCGGGTCGGGTGGCTCGACCATGTGGTCCGGGCCGGCGTGCGATACGACGAGGCCGACGGCGGCCGGCTCGCCGCCGCGGTGACCTACTACGCGTTCTTCGCCGCCTTCTCGCTCGGGCTGCTGGCCTTCGCGATTTTTGGCTTCGTACTCGACAACCAGGTGGTGCTCGGCTCGGTGGAACGGTACGTGGCCGAGAACCTGCCCCAGGTCGACGTGCAGACGCTGCGGAACGCCCGGGGTACGGCCGGAGTCATCGCGTTCATCGGCTTGCCGGTCACCGGCTGGTTCTGGGTGGACGTGCTGCGCTCGTCGATCCGGCGAATGTGGCGGTTACCGGAGTATCCGGGCAAGCTCGTCGTCCGGATCCTGATCGATCTGCTGGTGCTCGCGGGTCTCGGCGTCCTGCTCGCGGCCTCACTCTCGCTGGCATACCTGACGTCGGTCGTCGCCAACCGGCTGATCGACGCGGCGCACGCCGACGCCACCCCGTCCCGGTGGATCCTGGGCGCGATCGGCGTGGTGCTGGCCGTCGGCGTGAACATGGTGCTGGCCGCCGCCATGCTGACCGGCCTGCCCCGCGTACGGATGCCGTGGCGCCGGGTTCTCGGGCCGGCGCTGCTGGTGGCGGTCGGCCTCGAGCTGCTCAAGACCCTCGGGCGGATCTACGTGGAACGCACCGAGGCGAACCCGACGTACCAGCTCGTCGCGGGCTCGGTCGGGCTGCTGGTCTTCCTCAACGCCGTCAACCAGATGGTCCTCTTCGCCGCCGCGCTGACGGCGACGAGCACCAACGGCCGCCCGGCCGACCTCGCCGGCTCGCGGTGA
- a CDS encoding helix-turn-helix transcriptional regulator, translating into MTSSPLPVGAAVPSLVRWGLSSDADLVFRTLVTFGPRTQRALAAELGLSGRRTADALAELLESGAVVSTDDSRTTTRIWTARRPDAVVSMLRSRRMRLVDRHSTTTQHHGVVRSLRTSVAPALPIGSVPGLPGGFAEDMLYLPTREGASRRVGELIAPPIHEFLSMSNVQVLDAVSARAAAPMDTALFERGVQMRFLGMPPADGDTLDVSGHLVNGTSYQRREAAEVPLRLMVIDRRTALLPADPDDLERGYLEVSRPSVLQALLALFDRHWRAAVTPQRWVAPIELSDRERSLITLLAAGHTDQTAAERLRISARSVTGIMRTMMDRLGVENRFQLGLALGALRVAVPPSLASQSDETSDLES; encoded by the coding sequence GTGACGAGCTCACCGCTGCCTGTCGGCGCCGCTGTGCCCTCCCTGGTCCGCTGGGGTCTCTCCAGTGACGCGGACCTTGTCTTCCGCACCCTCGTGACGTTCGGTCCGCGCACCCAGCGGGCCCTCGCCGCCGAGCTGGGCCTGTCCGGCCGGCGCACGGCGGACGCGCTGGCCGAGCTGCTCGAGTCCGGCGCGGTGGTGTCCACTGACGACTCCCGTACGACGACCCGCATCTGGACCGCCCGCCGCCCGGACGCCGTGGTCTCGATGCTCCGCTCACGCCGGATGCGGCTCGTCGACCGGCACTCCACGACCACCCAGCACCACGGCGTCGTCCGGTCCCTGCGGACGAGTGTCGCGCCGGCCCTGCCGATCGGGAGCGTCCCCGGTCTGCCCGGCGGGTTCGCCGAGGACATGCTCTACCTGCCGACGCGCGAGGGCGCCAGCCGCCGCGTCGGCGAGCTCATCGCGCCGCCGATCCACGAGTTCCTGTCGATGAGCAACGTCCAGGTTCTCGACGCCGTGTCGGCCCGGGCCGCGGCGCCGATGGACACCGCGCTGTTCGAGCGCGGCGTGCAGATGCGCTTCCTCGGCATGCCGCCCGCGGACGGCGACACCCTGGACGTCAGCGGCCACCTCGTCAACGGGACGTCGTACCAGCGGCGGGAGGCGGCCGAGGTGCCGCTGCGGCTGATGGTGATCGACCGCCGTACGGCGCTGTTGCCGGCGGACCCGGACGACCTCGAACGCGGCTACCTCGAGGTTTCCCGCCCGTCGGTCCTGCAGGCGCTGCTCGCGCTCTTCGACCGGCACTGGCGGGCCGCCGTGACCCCGCAGCGGTGGGTGGCACCGATCGAGCTGTCCGACCGCGAGCGCAGCCTGATCACGCTGCTGGCGGCCGGTCACACCGACCAGACGGCGGCCGAGCGGCTGCGGATCAGCGCCCGCTCGGTCACCGGGATCATGCGTACGATGATGGACCGTCTCGGCGTGGAGAACAGGTTCCAACTGGGGCTGGCGCTCGGCGCGTTACGCGTCGCCGTACCGCCGTCCCTCGCGTCCCAGTCCGATGAAACAAGCGATCTGGAGTCCTGA
- a CDS encoding RCC1 domain-containing protein, whose amino-acid sequence MLLTMAAPASAAVAAPVAPSVAAGYSHTCAVSSAGALSCWGGNYSGQLGDGTKTNQTAPVRVGSASWSAVEAGTSYTCGVRTDGSLWCWGSNNRGQLGDGTTSGRTAPVQVGTATNWAVVSAGDTHTCAVRTDGTLWCWGYNRFGQLGTGDPADARTPVQIGTATSWASVSAGYAHTCATRTDGTLWCWGDDMFGQLGLGTPLTYRAAPAQVGTGTTWASVAAGYAYSCASRTDGTLWCWGENGYGQLGVTGGQQPSPVRVGDATSWASVNAGFDTTCGLRTDGSLWCWGNNTAGQLADGTTTHRFAPVRIGTDTTWTNDTAVGYHNCGFRTAGSLWCWGNNANAQLGDGTTTQRTSPQQVTLPS is encoded by the coding sequence ATGCTGCTGACTATGGCCGCACCGGCTTCCGCAGCCGTTGCCGCTCCCGTGGCGCCCAGTGTGGCGGCCGGCTATTCGCATACCTGCGCGGTCAGCAGTGCGGGGGCTCTCTCCTGCTGGGGCGGCAATTACAGCGGCCAGCTCGGCGACGGGACCAAGACGAATCAGACTGCTCCGGTACGGGTTGGAAGCGCTTCCTGGTCCGCTGTCGAGGCAGGGACCAGTTACACGTGCGGTGTGCGTACCGACGGGTCGTTGTGGTGTTGGGGCAGCAACAACCGGGGCCAGCTCGGGGACGGCACCACGAGCGGCCGGACCGCTCCCGTTCAGGTCGGCACCGCGACGAACTGGGCCGTGGTGAGCGCCGGTGACACTCACACGTGCGCTGTGCGTACGGATGGAACGCTGTGGTGCTGGGGGTACAACCGTTTCGGGCAGCTGGGGACCGGTGATCCCGCCGACGCGCGTACGCCGGTGCAGATCGGGACGGCGACCAGCTGGGCGAGCGTCTCGGCCGGTTATGCGCACACCTGCGCGACCCGTACGGACGGCACGCTCTGGTGCTGGGGTGACGACATGTTCGGGCAGCTCGGCCTCGGCACCCCGCTGACGTATCGCGCGGCGCCGGCTCAGGTCGGCACCGGGACCACCTGGGCCAGCGTCGCGGCCGGGTACGCGTACTCCTGCGCTTCCCGCACCGATGGCACGCTGTGGTGCTGGGGCGAGAACGGCTACGGCCAGCTCGGCGTCACCGGCGGCCAGCAGCCCTCGCCGGTCCGAGTCGGCGACGCCACCTCGTGGGCCTCCGTCAACGCCGGCTTCGACACCACGTGCGGGCTCCGTACCGACGGCAGCCTGTGGTGCTGGGGCAACAACACCGCCGGTCAGCTGGCCGACGGCACGACGACCCACCGCTTCGCCCCGGTCCGCATCGGCACCGACACGACCTGGACGAACGACACCGCGGTCGGCTACCACAACTGCGGATTCCGTACGGCCGGGAGCCTGTGGTGCTGGGGCAACAACGCCAACGCCCAGCTCGGCGACGGCACCACCACCCAGCGGACGTCGCCGCAGCAGGTGACTCTGCCCAGTTGA
- a CDS encoding carbohydrate-binding protein encodes MRRSLTAALAAASTAAAAVLGLPVSAAATHRGSPVTGTYSTGAAAAWQPLPTVRYGADDGATTDATVVADPSQMRQRYAGIGFSLDETSVSNLWKLTPAKREEAVRLLVDPRHGAGFDRFRLTIGSPDLIEHLPFWSYDELPAGVTEDFGLKYFSIKRDIDLHIVDTVKLIQRYNPRATFFASAWSAPAWMKTNNRFTGEVALLPGSTSAYYQVGKLRDDCIDVFARYYVKYLQAYARQGIRVDALTLLNEPGMDVVYPAMDISVAQQQKLAVAIKRELAAARLRTSLYVHDFNFWDWRDPNSTETKNYYRIFDDPKALKAADGIAFHPYWGDPTVMRDAYEQYGKPVHMTETSDLNPATVLSYFRLDASSYVLWAQTTDQDGGTLHWTDKRDNNVDWDEIGRTTKWPNRLVKVDTTTRDFSVRDELYALGQFARYLTPDHVRVESSATTNGISNVVYRDHDDYVAVLGNGNPKDSTVRVELAGQSFVAKVPAGSYATYRWTAHVPPKRNHAPVLRDVPAVTADQYGTARVQLTATDRDRDKLAYYAVDLPEGVTIDARTGLVTISPTAPGAQDLTFYVTDGRARDEVTVHVTVVPHGAPIGAKVEAEAYAAQHGWTDGGPNFIESNASASGGKNVGWTAPGNWLSYRVDVAQAGTYDLELRVANGTGAVAADAVSFRDAQGAVLAKVSVPDTGGWGAYQSVHATVTLTAGDQLVTVYCETGGFNLDYLRLTA; translated from the coding sequence GTGAGGCGATCCCTGACCGCGGCCCTGGCGGCCGCGTCCACGGCCGCGGCGGCCGTCCTAGGTCTGCCCGTATCCGCCGCCGCGACGCACCGGGGCAGCCCGGTCACCGGCACCTACTCCACCGGCGCCGCGGCGGCCTGGCAGCCGCTGCCCACCGTCCGCTACGGCGCGGACGACGGCGCCACCACCGACGCCACCGTCGTCGCCGATCCGAGCCAGATGCGTCAGCGGTACGCCGGCATCGGCTTCTCCCTCGACGAGACCAGCGTCTCGAACCTGTGGAAGCTCACGCCGGCCAAGCGCGAGGAGGCCGTACGCCTGCTGGTCGACCCGAGGCACGGCGCCGGCTTCGACCGCTTCCGGCTCACCATCGGCAGCCCCGACCTCATCGAGCACCTGCCGTTCTGGTCGTACGACGAGCTGCCGGCCGGGGTGACCGAGGACTTCGGGCTCAAGTACTTCTCCATCAAGCGCGACATCGACCTGCACATCGTGGACACGGTCAAGCTGATCCAGCGCTACAACCCGCGCGCGACGTTCTTCGCCTCCGCGTGGAGCGCGCCGGCGTGGATGAAGACCAACAACCGGTTCACCGGCGAGGTGGCGCTGCTGCCGGGCAGCACGAGCGCCTATTACCAGGTGGGCAAGCTGCGGGACGACTGCATCGACGTGTTCGCGCGGTACTACGTGAAGTACCTGCAGGCGTACGCCCGGCAGGGCATCCGCGTCGACGCGCTGACGCTGCTCAACGAGCCCGGGATGGACGTGGTCTACCCGGCCATGGACATCAGCGTCGCGCAGCAGCAGAAGCTCGCCGTGGCGATCAAGCGGGAGCTGGCCGCCGCCCGGCTGCGGACCAGCCTGTACGTGCACGACTTCAACTTCTGGGACTGGCGCGACCCGAACAGCACCGAGACGAAGAACTACTACCGGATCTTCGACGACCCGAAGGCGCTGAAGGCGGCCGACGGCATCGCGTTCCACCCGTACTGGGGCGACCCCACGGTCATGCGGGATGCGTACGAGCAGTACGGCAAGCCGGTGCACATGACCGAGACGAGCGACCTGAACCCCGCGACGGTCCTGAGCTACTTCCGGCTCGACGCGAGCTCGTACGTGCTGTGGGCGCAGACCACCGACCAGGACGGCGGGACGCTGCACTGGACCGACAAGCGCGACAACAACGTCGACTGGGACGAGATCGGCCGCACCACCAAGTGGCCGAACCGCCTGGTCAAGGTGGACACCACCACGCGCGACTTCAGCGTGCGGGACGAGCTCTACGCGCTGGGCCAGTTCGCGCGATACCTCACCCCTGATCACGTACGCGTGGAGTCGAGCGCGACCACCAACGGCATCAGCAACGTCGTCTACCGCGACCACGACGACTACGTGGCGGTCCTGGGCAACGGCAACCCCAAGGATTCGACGGTACGGGTGGAGCTCGCCGGACAGTCGTTCGTGGCGAAGGTGCCGGCCGGCTCGTACGCCACGTACCGCTGGACGGCGCACGTGCCGCCGAAGCGCAACCACGCCCCCGTGCTGCGCGACGTCCCGGCCGTGACCGCCGACCAGTACGGCACCGCGCGGGTGCAGCTGACGGCCACCGACCGCGATCGGGACAAGCTCGCCTACTACGCGGTGGACCTGCCGGAGGGCGTCACGATCGACGCGCGTACGGGCCTGGTGACGATCAGCCCGACCGCCCCCGGCGCGCAGGACCTGACGTTCTACGTGACCGACGGCCGCGCCCGGGACGAAGTGACCGTGCACGTGACCGTTGTGCCGCACGGGGCGCCGATCGGGGCGAAGGTGGAGGCCGAGGCGTACGCGGCCCAGCACGGCTGGACCGACGGCGGCCCGAACTTCATCGAGAGCAACGCGTCGGCCAGCGGCGGGAAGAACGTCGGCTGGACGGCGCCGGGCAACTGGCTGTCGTACCGGGTGGACGTGGCGCAGGCCGGCACGTACGACCTGGAGCTGCGGGTCGCCAACGGCACGGGCGCGGTTGCAGCGGACGCGGTGTCCTTCCGGGACGCCCAGGGGGCGGTGCTGGCGAAGGTCTCCGTGCCCGACACCGGCGGCTGGGGCGCGTACCAGTCGGTGCACGCGACCGTCACCCTGACCGCGGGCGACCAGCTCGTGACCGTCTACTGCGAGACCGGCGGCTTCAACCTGGACTACCTGCGTCTCACCGCCTGA
- a CDS encoding type VII secretion target, producing the protein MTAPEFQVNPASLVEHAGEIDRIGDGISTAADAGHAVQTDAGAYGQLCQFVPGLLNGLQQAMIDGMATAAGSAHETADAVRSVAAAYEGADTAAADRLRNSR; encoded by the coding sequence ATGACTGCGCCGGAATTTCAAGTGAATCCGGCCTCGCTGGTGGAGCATGCCGGCGAGATCGACCGTATCGGCGACGGGATCTCGACGGCAGCCGACGCCGGTCATGCGGTACAGACGGACGCAGGGGCGTACGGGCAGCTCTGCCAATTCGTTCCCGGCCTGCTCAACGGACTGCAGCAAGCCATGATCGACGGGATGGCGACTGCGGCCGGATCGGCACATGAGACCGCGGACGCCGTTCGGTCGGTGGCCGCCGCGTACGAGGGCGCGGACACCGCCGCGGCCGACCGGCTGCGGAACAGTCGATGA
- a CDS encoding helix-turn-helix domain-containing protein produces MPKITLSDRERELVALLAQGHTDVSAAEQLGISARSVTNILRSLMDRLGVDNRFQLGLALGFLRKANVPGPSVGSDG; encoded by the coding sequence TTGCCGAAGATCACCCTGTCCGACCGCGAGCGCGAGCTGGTGGCCCTGCTGGCGCAGGGGCACACCGACGTCTCCGCGGCCGAGCAGCTCGGCATCAGCGCCCGTTCGGTGACCAACATCCTGCGCAGCCTCATGGACCGGCTCGGGGTGGACAACCGCTTCCAGCTCGGGCTCGCTCTGGGCTTCCTCCGCAAGGCCAACGTTCCGGGTCCGTCCGTGGGAAGCGACGGTTGA
- a CDS encoding YbaB/EbfC family nucleoid-associated protein, with the protein MFGDESVDSALERIEQWQQSMAQRAEQAQTLAQRTSALTATARSRDDLVTVTVGPEGQLTQLHLDERTRRQSAAATARAIMEALQAAKDALVMKFEAATAETVGADSETGRMLNESLRRRLGMPLESSDEAR; encoded by the coding sequence ATGTTCGGCGACGAGTCGGTGGACAGCGCGCTGGAGCGGATCGAGCAGTGGCAACAATCCATGGCGCAGCGGGCTGAGCAGGCGCAGACCCTTGCGCAGCGGACGTCTGCGCTGACGGCGACCGCCCGGAGCCGAGACGATCTGGTCACGGTGACCGTCGGTCCCGAAGGTCAGCTCACACAGTTGCATCTCGACGAGCGGACTCGGCGTCAGTCCGCGGCGGCAACCGCACGCGCCATCATGGAGGCGCTGCAAGCGGCCAAGGACGCCCTGGTCATGAAGTTCGAAGCCGCGACGGCGGAGACCGTGGGCGCGGACAGCGAAACCGGCCGGATGCTCAACGAATCACTACGCCGTCGGCTCGGCATGCCACTCGAATCCTCTGATGAGGCCCGATGA
- a CDS encoding SitI3 family protein: MAVEYTWYGDTDIDTAALRYFVSSLVDGAQQPDGSVLRDGLSISARRVVEDEVNPDAVLFGFDQRFRATFRFANLADAATTEHNTALMVHVLIGFAQRYGGSGVLLFNGEEAVLQYGADGVVFASDWEDWADNVEVAPLLEQFASRVLPQPLL, encoded by the coding sequence ATGGCAGTCGAATACACCTGGTACGGCGATACCGACATCGACACTGCAGCGTTGCGATACTTCGTGAGCTCCCTGGTCGATGGAGCGCAGCAGCCTGACGGCAGTGTGCTGAGGGACGGCCTGTCCATCAGTGCGCGCCGGGTCGTCGAAGATGAGGTGAACCCGGACGCGGTGTTGTTCGGGTTCGACCAGCGTTTCCGGGCGACGTTCCGGTTCGCGAACTTGGCGGACGCCGCGACGACTGAGCACAACACCGCATTGATGGTGCACGTCCTCATCGGCTTCGCGCAGCGCTACGGCGGGAGCGGCGTGTTGTTGTTCAACGGCGAGGAAGCGGTCCTGCAGTACGGCGCTGACGGTGTCGTCTTCGCCTCGGACTGGGAGGACTGGGCCGACAACGTCGAGGTCGCCCCACTTCTCGAGCAGTTCGCCTCTCGGGTGCTTCCTCAGCCGCTGCTCTAG
- a CDS encoding patatin-like protein, whose product MASTAPIPLRQLRLALVCSGGVSLAIYMHGLTRELHHLVIASRAFDRAYQDDPRGVAGAPNPFDAGDRSEHAYFEELRDQAVAGRPVSVVIDVISGTSAGGINGVCLAKVLAVGGSQSALRDLWMKKGDLRKLLVGPSVGLLRPQVAVAGLRVLAGLALRHGRTYPLRGDEMSRALYDAIGAMDEPETERLVPEGNDLRLMVTATDLDGFDVLVPAGGGGPSQHALDHRQVLTFAYGKGSAAFGPGDTGALAFAARATSAFPGAFVPVSLESFAGELAADGRDRPLDRETVLPRLRWQRSDGSTLFADGGVLNNQPFDLAVDAIAKMPAETEVIRRLVYIEPVPGGALVPAAEDASRPPRRRGLLPDLKSALIGARSHQPLLGELTQLRDLNLKIKQVGDITLQHIGEVMDAIGVAGLGAPRELDRAAVRQLTEAMHKQAVDRLGPSYGTYCRLKLDAAADEIADHLADHFEDPPGSNRREFARAVIHAWLRLQPSWTAKDHLERIALLDRIDVPYRLRRLTFVLAGISHLYGTPGVEPEQLNRLKAAAWTIIGGIRDQIRRTVAGLPPETTQFLGRESMTETVCLTDPAVFASEFQDRIAALVKGYDEGMSAAVADIQTLMWTAFGEQTRGWDPAAADELLSRYAAFPLWDSLIFPIIALSPVPQFTPIGVTRFSPLDARRLAGVPEPKLKGVSVHHFGGFLKTEYRENDYLWGRLDGAELCLNTLRSGAEGLPSGTQGHHGPHLDTALQAVLAAEADLKRVSQLRSDVAAELRRSPLSEPVPAA is encoded by the coding sequence ATGGCGTCCACGGCACCGATTCCCTTGCGCCAGCTCCGGCTCGCCCTGGTCTGCTCCGGCGGCGTGTCCCTCGCCATCTACATGCACGGCCTGACCCGGGAACTCCACCACCTGGTCATCGCCTCGCGGGCCTTCGACCGGGCCTACCAGGACGATCCGCGCGGGGTCGCCGGCGCGCCGAACCCCTTCGACGCCGGCGACCGGAGCGAGCACGCGTACTTCGAAGAACTGCGGGACCAGGCCGTCGCCGGCCGCCCGGTCTCCGTCGTCATCGACGTCATCTCCGGTACGTCGGCAGGCGGCATCAACGGCGTCTGCCTCGCCAAGGTCCTCGCCGTCGGCGGCTCCCAGAGTGCCCTGCGCGACCTCTGGATGAAGAAGGGCGACCTGCGCAAACTCCTCGTCGGGCCGAGCGTCGGGCTGCTCCGCCCGCAGGTGGCGGTCGCCGGCCTGCGGGTGCTGGCCGGCCTGGCGTTGCGCCACGGCCGGACGTATCCGCTGCGTGGCGACGAGATGTCCCGCGCGCTGTACGACGCGATCGGCGCCATGGACGAGCCGGAGACGGAGCGGCTGGTGCCCGAGGGCAACGACCTGCGGCTCATGGTGACGGCCACCGACCTCGACGGCTTCGACGTGCTCGTACCGGCCGGCGGGGGAGGGCCGAGCCAGCACGCCCTCGACCACCGGCAGGTGCTGACCTTCGCGTACGGGAAGGGCTCCGCCGCCTTCGGGCCGGGCGACACCGGCGCGCTGGCGTTCGCGGCCCGCGCGACCTCGGCGTTCCCCGGTGCGTTCGTCCCCGTCTCGCTGGAGAGCTTCGCCGGCGAGCTCGCCGCCGACGGAAGGGACCGCCCGCTGGACCGGGAGACCGTCCTGCCCCGGCTGCGGTGGCAGCGTTCCGACGGCTCGACGCTGTTCGCCGACGGCGGCGTGCTCAACAACCAGCCGTTCGACCTGGCGGTCGACGCCATCGCGAAGATGCCCGCGGAGACCGAGGTCATCCGTCGGCTGGTCTACATCGAACCGGTCCCCGGCGGGGCGCTCGTCCCGGCCGCGGAGGACGCGTCCCGGCCGCCGCGCCGCCGAGGGCTCCTTCCCGACCTGAAGTCCGCGCTGATCGGCGCCCGCTCCCACCAGCCGCTGCTCGGCGAGCTGACCCAGCTGCGCGACCTCAACCTGAAGATCAAGCAGGTCGGCGACATCACGCTGCAGCACATCGGCGAGGTCATGGACGCGATCGGCGTGGCCGGCCTCGGCGCGCCCCGCGAGCTCGACCGTGCCGCGGTACGCCAGCTCACCGAGGCGATGCACAAGCAGGCCGTCGACCGGCTGGGACCGTCGTACGGCACGTACTGCCGGCTGAAGCTCGACGCGGCGGCCGACGAGATCGCGGACCACCTCGCCGACCACTTCGAGGACCCGCCCGGCTCGAACCGCCGCGAGTTCGCCCGCGCGGTCATCCACGCCTGGCTCCGGCTGCAGCCGAGCTGGACGGCGAAGGACCACCTGGAACGCATCGCGCTGCTGGACCGGATCGACGTCCCGTACCGGCTGCGCCGCCTCACGTTCGTCCTCGCCGGCATCAGCCACCTCTACGGGACGCCGGGCGTCGAACCGGAGCAGCTCAACCGGCTCAAGGCGGCGGCGTGGACGATCATCGGCGGCATCCGCGACCAGATCCGCCGGACCGTCGCCGGCCTGCCGCCGGAGACGACGCAGTTCCTCGGCCGGGAGTCGATGACCGAGACCGTCTGCCTGACCGACCCCGCCGTCTTCGCGAGCGAGTTCCAGGACCGGATCGCAGCGCTGGTCAAGGGGTACGACGAGGGCATGTCCGCCGCGGTCGCCGACATCCAGACGCTGATGTGGACGGCCTTCGGCGAGCAGACCCGCGGCTGGGACCCCGCCGCCGCCGACGAGCTGCTCTCCCGGTACGCGGCGTTCCCGCTCTGGGACTCGCTGATCTTCCCGATCATCGCGCTGTCGCCGGTGCCGCAGTTCACCCCGATCGGCGTGACGCGTTTCAGCCCGCTGGACGCGCGGCGGCTGGCCGGCGTACCCGAACCGAAGTTGAAGGGGGTGTCCGTGCACCATTTCGGCGGCTTCCTCAAGACCGAGTACCGCGAGAACGACTACCTGTGGGGCCGCCTCGACGGCGCGGAGCTCTGCCTGAACACCCTGCGCAGCGGCGCCGAGGGCCTGCCCAGCGGCACGCAGGGACACCACGGCCCCCACCTCGACACGGCGCTGCAGGCGGTCCTCGCCGCGGAGGCCGACCTGAAACGCGTGTCGCAACTCCGCAGCGACGTAGCCGCCGAGCTGCGCAGGTCTCCTCTCTCTGAGCCCGTTCCGGCCGCGTAA